In one Chelmon rostratus isolate fCheRos1 chromosome 7, fCheRos1.pri, whole genome shotgun sequence genomic region, the following are encoded:
- the bace1 gene encoding beta-secretase 1 translates to MEASPLQPRWLTGLFVWTTLCLISSGQSAPDASGLPLAIRVPLRQGARAEPPPQLPPAAVVHRERGKTGKYGARRRRGAAAGGISFVDMIDNLRGKSGQGYYMEMAVGSPPQKLNILVDTGSSNFAVGAAAHPFLRRYYHRSLSSSYCDQGRSVYVPYTQGRWEGELGTDLVSVPHGPNATLRANIAAITQSDRFFINGSNWEGILGLAYADIARPDETLEPFFDSLVRQTPVPNLFSLQLCGAGFTQNYSLGSATVGGSMIIGGVDPSLYVGELWYTPIRREWYYEVIIVRIEVNGQDLNMDCKEYNYDKSIVDSGTTNLRLPRKVFQAAVKAIEAASSTEHFPAVFWLGEELVCWPAGTTPWHIFPVISLYLMSENHNQSFRISILPQQYLRPVEDVPSAEDCYKFAVSQSSTGTVMGAVIMEGFYVVFDREKKRIGFAVSTCHVHDEFRTASVKGPFHGVNLEDCGYNIPQTDESTLMTIAYIMAGICALFMLPLCLMVCQWRFARCLHPHGDFADDISLLK, encoded by the exons ATGGAGGCGTCGCCGTTGCAGCCTCGCTGGCTGACAGGTCTGTTCGTGTGGACGACGTTGTGTCTGATCAGCAGCGGTCAATCCGCGCCGGACGCCTCGGGCCTGCCTCTAGCCATCCGCGTGCCACTGCGGCAAGGCGCTCGCGCTGAACCGCCGCCGCAGCTGCCACCTGCCGCAGTCGTGCACCGCGAGCGCGGCAAGACGGGCAAGTACGGTGCGCGAAGGCGGAGAGGAGCGGCAGCGGGCGGTATCAGCTTCGTGGACATGATCGATAACCTGCGTGGCAAGTCTGGTCAGGGGTACTACATGGAAATGGCCGTGGGCTCCCCCCCGCAGAAG TTGAACATCCTGGTGGACACAGGAAGCAGTAACTTTGCTGTCGGGGCAGCCGCTCATCCCTTCCTGCGTAGATACTACCATCGCTCACT CTCCAGCTCATACTGTGACCAGGGGAGGAGTGTGTATGTTCCCTACACCCAGGGTCGCTGGGAAGGGGAGCTGGGCACCGACCTGGTCTCTGTCCCCCACGGCCCTAACGCCACGCTGCGCGCCAACATCGCTGCAATCACCCAGTCAGATCGCTTCTTTATCAATGGATCCAACTGGGAGGGAATCCTGGGACTGGCCTATGCTGATATAGCCCGG cCTGACGAGACATTGGAGCCTTTCTTTGACTCTCTGGTTCGCCAGACTCCTGTCCCcaacctcttctctctccagttGTGTGGAGCTGGCTTCACCCAGAACTACTCCCTGGGTAGCGCTACTGTCGGCGGCAGcatg ATCATTGGAGGAGTGGACCCATCACTCTACGTGGGAGAGCTTTGGTACACTCCCATCCGCAGGGAGTGGTACTATGAGGTCATTATCGTTCGAATTGAGGTGAATGGACAGGACCTCAACATGGACTGCAAAGAG TACAACTATGATAAGAGCATTGTGGACAGCGGCACCACCAACCTTCGACTGCCTAGAAAAGTCTTCCAGGCTGCAGTTAAGGCTATTGAAGCAGCCTCTTCG ACAGAGCACTTTCCCGCTGTGTTCTGGTTGGGAGAGGAGCTGGTATGTTGGCCGGCGGGCACAACACCCTGGCACATCTTCCCAGTCATCTCCCTCTACCTGATGAGTGAAAACCACAACCAGTCCTTCAGAATCTCCATCCTGCCACAG caATACCTGCGGCCCGTAGAGGATGTGCCCTCTGCCGAGGACTGCTATAAGTTTGCCGTGTCCCAGTCCAGCACTGGAACAGTGATGGGTGCTGTCATCATGGAAGGCTTCTATGTGGTCTTCGACCGGGAAAAGAAACGCATCGGCTTTGCAGTTAGCACCTGTCATG TGCATGATGAATTCCGCACAGCCTCTGTGAAAGGCCCGTTCCATGGTGTCAACCTGGAGGACTGCGGCTACAACATCCCTCAGACGGACGAGTCCACGCTGATGACCATTGCCTACATAATGGCAGGAATATGCGCTCTCTTCATGCTGCCGCTGTGTCTCATGGTGTGCCAGTGGCGCTTCGCCCGCTGCCTCCACCCACACGGGGACTTTGCTGATGACATTTCGCTCCTTAAGTGA
- the LOC121609156 gene encoding T-box transcription factor TBX1 codes for MDEAGMEVPNRGSLSSAKAPQVSGVRVQLEMHALWQQFDQLGTEMIVTKAGRRMFPTFQVQISGMDPAAEYVLLMDFIPVDDKRYRYAFHSSSWLVAGRADVVAPSRMHFHPDSPACGAQWMKQTVSFDTLKLTNNLLDDNGHMILNSMHRYQPRFHVVYVDSTPNSHLNAYRNFSSFSFPETRFMAVTAYQNHRITQLKIASNPFAKGFRTTDPQDRHLAVWCPPEGRAEPLITKPGEQRSWGSKPSTGQEDPGPLLVEQCGLFHHCKDSVGLNEERGDGHTLKDAAGWMEEEEEVKDWKAENSMNGSGKLKDADYGSPPASLSTNDGLVPLKQGYWMSN; via the exons ATGGATGAGGCAGGCATGGAGGTCCCCA ACAGGGGGTCACTGTCGAGCGCCAAGGCCCCCCAAGTCAGTGGGGTTAGGGTTCAGCTGGAGATGCATGCACTTTGGCAGCAGTTTGACCAGCTGGGCACAGAGATGATTGTTACCAAAGCAGGAAG GAGGATGTTTCCAACATTCCAGGTGCAAATCTCTGGGATGGATCCTGCTGCTGAATATGTCCTGCTCATGGACTTTATCCCTGTTGACGATAAAAGATACAG atATGCGTTCCACAGCTCATCCTGGTTGGTGGCAGGGAGAGCTGATGTTGTAGCCCCAAGTAGGATGCATTTCCACCCAGACTCACCTGCCTGTGGAGCCCAGTGGATGAAGCAGACCGTATCCTTCGACACTCTCAAGCTCACCAACAACCTGCTGGATGACAACGGACAT ATGATACTGAACTCCATGCATCGCTACCAACCACGCTTCCACGTCGTGTATGTGGATTCAACTCCCAACAGCCACTTGAATGCATACAGGAACTTCAgttctttttccttccctgAGACACGCTTTATGGCTGTCACTGCCTATCAGAACCACAGG ATCACCCAACTAAAAATTGCTAGCAACCCATTTGCTAAAGGCTTCAGGACTACAGACCCCCAGGACCG ACACCTAGCAGTGTGgtgtccaccagagggcagagCTGAGCCCCTCATCACCAAGCCTGGAGAGCAGAGAAGCTGGGGCTCAAAGCCTTCAACAG GACAGGAGGATCCAGGCCCATTGTTGGTGGAGCAGTGTGGACTGTTCCATCACTGTAAAGACTCTGTGGGACTCaacgaggagagaggagacggcCACA CTCTGAAGGATGCAGCggggtggatggaggaggaggaggaggtgaaagactGGAAGGCGGAGAACAGTATGAACGGGTCGGGAAAGCTGAAGGATGCGGATTACGGTAGCCCGCCGGCCAGCCTGTCTACCAACGATGGACTCGTTCCTTTAAAACAAGGAT ACTGGATGTCAAACTGA